One window of the Pyrinomonadaceae bacterium genome contains the following:
- a CDS encoding serine hydrolase has product MRRTILVILALSLTLSFFNSCDKKPLDLNKLADKIEVGLKGKPYGYAFVISKWDQASVSRAGGSARLSQDPPEMKMTVDVKYTMASVSKIPTTAALFKLLDDTDLKNKGLTFDQKLDEKIVDYLPYNWKPGAGVDTITFRELLRHRAGLRCPPDTDDYQSLKKCLAAGIDVNDKQKDCDNVKPAPAIGVGCYRNVNFGLLRVLMAVIKGSIKKPASSTFTEAQTDAENALVSSNVYMKYVNENVFAPSGLPQIFCMPSDGNQQGLTYKHAAPNAKGGDFGDFSMFCGAHGWFLSAAQLGKFFQTLNTTNKIISPALATKMRTELLSYDWSSEFNSPDGKITSWWKAGGHPAASNLGEINTLVVHFSNGVEVVMVINSDFSPTNFDWGGLIQKSHEDLLNGL; this is encoded by the coding sequence ATGCGGCGAACAATCCTGGTTATCTTAGCCTTGTCTCTTACCCTTTCGTTTTTTAACAGTTGCGACAAGAAACCGTTGGACCTCAACAAGCTGGCCGACAAAATTGAAGTCGGACTGAAGGGCAAGCCCTACGGTTATGCCTTCGTCATCTCGAAATGGGACCAGGCAAGTGTGTCGCGAGCGGGGGGCTCGGCGCGCCTCAGCCAGGATCCGCCAGAGATGAAAATGACGGTCGACGTGAAATACACGATGGCCAGCGTGAGCAAAATCCCCACGACGGCGGCGCTATTCAAGCTGCTGGATGATACGGATCTAAAGAACAAGGGCCTGACGTTCGATCAGAAGCTGGACGAAAAGATTGTCGATTACCTGCCCTATAACTGGAAACCGGGTGCGGGCGTCGACACGATCACGTTTCGAGAGTTACTTAGGCATCGGGCTGGCCTGCGCTGTCCGCCGGACACCGACGACTACCAGAGCCTTAAGAAATGCTTAGCCGCCGGGATTGACGTGAACGATAAGCAGAAGGATTGTGACAATGTGAAACCTGCACCCGCTATCGGGGTTGGTTGTTACCGGAACGTGAACTTTGGTCTGCTGCGGGTCCTGATGGCGGTGATAAAGGGTTCGATCAAAAAACCTGCATCGAGCACTTTTACCGAGGCCCAAACTGACGCCGAGAACGCGCTGGTCTCGTCCAATGTTTACATGAAGTACGTGAACGAGAATGTCTTCGCGCCGTCGGGACTACCTCAGATTTTCTGCATGCCGAGTGATGGCAACCAGCAGGGCCTGACTTACAAGCACGCGGCGCCGAATGCCAAGGGCGGAGACTTTGGTGACTTCTCCATGTTTTGTGGCGCTCATGGTTGGTTTCTGTCTGCCGCGCAGTTGGGAAAATTTTTCCAGACGCTTAATACCACGAACAAAATCATTTCGCCCGCGCTGGCGACAAAAATGCGCACGGAACTTTTGAGCTACGACTGGTCCTCAGAATTCAATTCACCAGACGGCAAGATTACGTCGTGGTGGAAAGCCGGCGGGCATCCGGCAGCCTCGAATCTCGGCGAGATAAACACGCTGGTGGTTCATTTTTCCAACGGAGTCGAAGTGGTCATGGTGATCAATTCAGACTTCTCGCCGACGAACTTTGACTGGGGCGGTTTGATTCAGAAGTCGCACGAGGATCTTTTGAATGGGCTGTGA
- the alaS gene encoding alanine--tRNA ligase, protein MTGNEIREKFLEYFERHGHTRVRSSPLLPANDPTLLFTNAGMNQFKDVFLGAEKRDYVRAGSSQKCLRAGGKHNDLDEVGKTARHQTFFEMLGNFSFGDYFKEDAVKFAWDLLVNEFKLDPRRMWFTVYEGDEQVGPDEDAEKFWHAVGAPKERILRFGRADNFWQMGETGPCGPCSEIHYYMGEDPNDAENCAENVNGPSDIITELWNLVFMQFDRSEESPGQYKLTPLPAPSVDTGMGLERLCVVLQGVKSNYETDLLKTIVDFVAQLTDRNYEAETQEGFAMRVIADHARATAFSIADGILPANEGRNYVLRKIMRRAIYQGRHTLDFEGSFFHKVTNFVIDQMGEAFPELESHRDFIGKMVRLEEERFGSTLTVGLQKLDELFAKTGKGQYPDWKELAKLYDTFGTPRDLIRVAVEERGLRTFDEETFNQKFDLALQELQQASGIGKTEQKTKTKPVYADLASRVPSQFHGYETTRVDDAKVLAIIRGDNEVSELGEGDDGGVVLDQTPFYAESGGQVGDVGTIIKSAANENDTALVARVADTYSPVQGLIIHKVRIEKGSIKVGDTVTAEVDVFTRDATRRNHTATHLVHAALREVLGAHVKQAGSVVAPNYLRFDFTHYQQMNEEEMQEVERLVNEQILRNVKVDTDVMPVEDAIRGGAMALFGEKYSGMMRVLTVQGFSKELCGGTHVRATGDIGVFKITSDESIASGVRRIRAITGFDAYERFREDERVIEQVAANLRTSRAELPNVIGRLQEELKKARREAEELRLKIASGAIGTSASNGDEARDVAGVKVLAKEASGLDAAGMRQLSDTLLARIKSGVVVLGRTNDGKVSLIVRTSDDLTRKVPAGQVIKELAPIIGGKGGGKADMAEGGGSQPEKLGEALQASYGVIERLLNP, encoded by the coding sequence ATGACTGGTAACGAAATTCGCGAAAAATTTCTGGAGTACTTTGAGCGGCACGGCCATACGCGTGTGCGCTCCAGCCCGCTTCTGCCTGCCAACGATCCGACGCTGCTCTTCACCAACGCGGGCATGAATCAGTTCAAGGACGTGTTCCTCGGAGCCGAAAAGCGCGATTACGTGCGCGCGGGTTCGTCGCAGAAATGCCTGCGCGCCGGCGGCAAGCACAACGACCTGGACGAAGTCGGCAAGACTGCGCGGCATCAGACATTTTTCGAGATGCTCGGGAATTTCTCGTTCGGCGATTACTTCAAAGAAGACGCGGTCAAGTTTGCCTGGGACCTGCTCGTCAACGAATTCAAACTCGACCCGCGTCGCATGTGGTTCACCGTTTACGAAGGCGATGAACAGGTCGGCCCCGACGAAGATGCGGAAAAGTTTTGGCACGCGGTCGGCGCGCCGAAAGAAAGAATTCTGCGCTTTGGCCGCGCAGATAATTTCTGGCAGATGGGCGAGACCGGGCCCTGCGGCCCGTGCAGCGAGATTCATTACTACATGGGTGAGGATCCGAATGACGCAGAGAATTGCGCGGAGAACGTCAACGGTCCTTCCGACATCATCACTGAGCTTTGGAACCTCGTGTTCATGCAATTCGATCGCAGCGAAGAGAGTCCGGGCCAGTACAAGCTGACTCCTCTGCCTGCGCCTTCCGTCGACACCGGCATGGGCCTTGAGCGCCTGTGCGTTGTGCTGCAAGGCGTGAAATCGAATTACGAAACTGATCTGCTGAAGACCATCGTCGATTTCGTTGCCCAACTCACAGATCGAAACTACGAAGCGGAAACCCAGGAAGGGTTCGCGATGCGCGTGATCGCCGATCATGCGCGCGCGACTGCATTCTCGATTGCTGACGGAATTTTGCCGGCGAATGAAGGACGCAACTACGTGCTCCGCAAGATCATGCGGCGTGCGATTTACCAGGGCAGGCACACGCTCGATTTCGAAGGCTCGTTTTTTCACAAAGTCACGAACTTCGTGATCGATCAGATGGGCGAAGCCTTTCCCGAACTCGAAAGCCATCGCGACTTCATTGGCAAGATGGTGCGGCTGGAAGAAGAGCGCTTTGGATCGACGCTCACGGTTGGTTTGCAGAAGCTGGACGAACTGTTCGCGAAAACCGGAAAGGGGCAATACCCGGATTGGAAGGAACTCGCAAAGCTCTACGACACGTTCGGCACTCCGCGCGATTTGATTCGCGTAGCCGTGGAAGAGCGCGGGTTGCGGACGTTTGACGAAGAGACATTCAATCAGAAATTTGACCTCGCCCTTCAGGAACTGCAACAGGCCAGCGGGATCGGCAAGACTGAACAGAAAACGAAGACGAAACCGGTCTATGCTGATCTGGCCAGCCGCGTCCCGTCTCAGTTCCATGGTTACGAAACAACGCGCGTCGACGATGCAAAGGTCCTCGCGATCATTCGTGGCGATAACGAAGTGTCTGAGCTAGGCGAGGGCGATGACGGCGGCGTGGTGCTGGATCAAACTCCGTTCTATGCCGAGAGCGGTGGCCAGGTTGGTGACGTCGGCACGATCATCAAGTCGGCGGCGAACGAAAACGACACGGCGCTTGTCGCGCGCGTGGCCGATACCTACTCGCCCGTTCAGGGTCTGATCATTCACAAGGTCAGAATCGAAAAAGGTTCGATCAAAGTCGGCGACACAGTTACCGCCGAAGTCGATGTCTTCACGCGTGATGCCACGCGGCGCAATCACACCGCGACGCACCTGGTACACGCTGCGTTACGCGAAGTCCTGGGCGCGCACGTGAAGCAGGCAGGCTCAGTCGTGGCCCCGAATTATCTCCGCTTTGACTTTACGCATTACCAGCAAATGAACGAAGAGGAAATGCAGGAAGTCGAGCGGCTCGTCAATGAACAGATTCTGCGCAACGTGAAAGTCGATACCGACGTCATGCCGGTCGAGGACGCAATTCGCGGTGGCGCGATGGCGCTGTTCGGCGAAAAGTATTCCGGGATGATGCGCGTCCTGACAGTGCAGGGATTTTCCAAAGAGCTGTGCGGCGGCACGCACGTGCGCGCGACCGGCGACATCGGCGTCTTCAAAATCACAAGCGACGAATCGATCGCTTCGGGCGTGCGGCGTATTCGCGCCATCACCGGCTTTGACGCCTACGAACGTTTCCGCGAAGACGAGCGTGTGATTGAACAAGTGGCCGCGAACCTGCGCACTTCGCGCGCGGAATTACCGAACGTCATCGGCCGGCTCCAGGAAGAATTGAAGAAAGCGCGCCGCGAAGCTGAAGAGTTGCGTTTGAAGATTGCGAGTGGCGCAATTGGGACATCGGCGTCCAACGGCGACGAAGCGCGTGACGTGGCTGGGGTGAAAGTTCTCGCGAAAGAAGCGAGCGGCCTCGATGCTGCCGGCATGCGTCAGCTTTCTGACACTTTGCTCGCGCGAATTAAGTCGGGCGTGGTTGTGCTCGGCCGCACGAACGATGGCAAGGTCTCGCTGATTGTGCGCACGTCGGACGATCTCACCAGGAAAGTTCCGGCCGGGCAGGTCATCAAAGAGCTCGCGCCGATTATTGGCGGCAAAGGCGGCGGTAAAGCCGACATGGCCGAAGGCGGCGGCAGCCAACCTGAAAAACTTGGCGAGGCTCTGCAGGCGAGTTATGGCGTGATCGAGCGATTGTTAAATCCATAA
- a CDS encoding FAD-dependent oxidoreductase, protein MDSPTKITTRCCIAGGGPAGMMLGFLLARAGVEVVVLEKHADFLRDFRGDTVHPSTLEVMHELGVLEEFLKLPHDEVRALGGQIGDDFVQLADFSYLPTVCKFIALVPQWDFLDFLADHARLYPTFKLIMQAEVVDLLEDEGRVAGVRAETPDGELDVRADLTIGADGRGSIVRDKAGLEVEKFGAPMDVLWFRMSRKPSDGEQTLGRIKAGKMMVMLNRGEYWQCGYLIRKGEFENIKGRGLDQFREDIISVVPFLGDRMQELPDWEPIKLLTVRIDRLQKWFRPGLICIGDAAHAMSPIGGVGINLAIQDAVATANILAERLTRNTVGLADLERVQLRRNFPTRMTQGLQVFMQNNVIDRVLGDTDFRAPAPLKLFNRWPFLRRIPARLVGVGFRPEHVKTPDMNRQD, encoded by the coding sequence GTGGATAGCCCGACAAAAATAACGACGCGCTGTTGCATCGCGGGCGGTGGTCCAGCCGGCATGATGCTCGGCTTTCTGCTCGCGCGGGCCGGCGTCGAGGTGGTCGTGCTCGAGAAGCACGCGGACTTTCTGCGCGACTTTCGGGGCGACACCGTGCACCCTTCGACGCTCGAAGTGATGCACGAGCTCGGCGTGCTCGAAGAGTTTCTGAAATTGCCGCACGACGAAGTGCGCGCACTCGGCGGGCAGATCGGCGACGACTTTGTGCAGCTCGCGGATTTTTCCTATTTGCCGACCGTCTGCAAATTTATCGCGCTCGTGCCGCAATGGGACTTTCTCGACTTTCTCGCCGATCACGCCCGGCTTTATCCGACATTCAAATTGATCATGCAGGCCGAAGTCGTAGATCTGTTGGAAGACGAAGGACGCGTGGCCGGTGTGCGCGCAGAAACACCGGACGGCGAGTTGGATGTGCGCGCCGACCTGACCATCGGCGCTGACGGTCGCGGTTCGATCGTGCGCGATAAAGCCGGACTGGAAGTTGAGAAGTTTGGCGCGCCCATGGATGTGCTTTGGTTCCGCATGTCGCGCAAGCCATCCGACGGCGAACAGACGCTTGGCCGGATCAAAGCCGGCAAGATGATGGTGATGCTGAACCGCGGCGAGTACTGGCAGTGCGGCTATCTGATTCGCAAAGGCGAATTCGAAAACATCAAAGGCCGCGGCCTCGACCAGTTCCGGGAAGACATAATTTCGGTCGTGCCGTTTTTAGGCGATCGCATGCAGGAGTTACCGGATTGGGAACCGATCAAGTTGCTGACTGTCCGCATCGATCGATTGCAGAAGTGGTTTCGGCCCGGCCTGATTTGCATCGGCGACGCCGCGCACGCCATGTCGCCAATTGGCGGTGTCGGAATCAACCTCGCGATTCAGGATGCCGTGGCGACGGCAAATATTCTCGCGGAACGGCTGACGCGCAACACGGTTGGGTTGGCGGATTTGGAACGAGTGCAACTGCGACGCAATTTTCCGACGCGCATGACGCAAGGGCTGCAGGTGTTCATGCAGAACAACGTCATCGATCGGGTCCTCGGCGATACGGATTTCCGTGCTCCGGCGCCTTTGAAGCTGTTCAATCGCTGGCCATTTCTCAGAAGGATTCCGGCGCGTCTGGTGGGTGTCGGATTTCGGCCGGAGCATGTGAAAACGCCGGACATGAATAGACAGGACTAA
- a CDS encoding tetratricopeptide repeat protein yields MKAQLARAVAVALLAMFFVQSTFATCGGGGGGGGGGVSGSSSGGGSSAPVYPVPWKVRKANDAPATGLVLYWFPASEAEVKASSLRQSRILSLYATQCVAMEVSDGVSTPHADKLIGESTRPIAALAMPDGTLVGKVENANGKLKVADVEKLVDGEMKKRESEVTSQMNEATRKVTAGDKDGAIKIYKSVVEQKCQFPKKAKDAVKELKKLGVTDVASIPPSPVFEPRQSAAIERVMRRGLTAEHRGQYELADRLYMQAHRMDPADPTPLRYLGENYRHNIGDWDKARKVFNQILDMPADPLSRSVALHGLGKMTIHDGEFKKGLTFMEKAVAEYPLALAYRNLAVFWNSEGDPAKGNEYTQQALALDPKDPYNIVFAAVFMAANGEKEEALKIARENINLLPASYNLAAIYAQNGQKEKALQLLRRHFYVYERYQAVRAKEMMEARVDAMFDSIRFDRDFIALTRNADGKLPVPMKGMPATQAMPHR; encoded by the coding sequence ATGAAAGCACAACTCGCCCGCGCAGTGGCTGTCGCGCTGCTCGCCATGTTCTTCGTCCAATCAACCTTCGCAACTTGCGGCGGTGGCGGCGGTGGTGGTGGCGGCGGCGTCAGTGGCAGCTCGAGCGGCGGCGGTTCATCGGCGCCGGTTTACCCGGTGCCCTGGAAAGTCCGCAAGGCGAACGACGCGCCGGCGACCGGGCTGGTGCTCTATTGGTTCCCAGCGTCCGAAGCCGAAGTCAAAGCCTCGAGTCTGCGCCAGTCGCGCATCCTTTCGCTTTACGCCACGCAGTGCGTGGCAATGGAAGTTAGCGATGGCGTCAGTACTCCGCATGCAGACAAGCTAATCGGCGAATCCACCCGGCCCATAGCGGCGTTGGCCATGCCTGACGGCACGCTGGTCGGTAAAGTTGAGAACGCCAACGGCAAACTGAAAGTCGCCGACGTCGAAAAACTGGTTGATGGGGAAATGAAGAAGCGCGAAAGCGAAGTCACCTCCCAAATGAACGAAGCAACCCGCAAAGTCACGGCCGGGGACAAAGATGGCGCGATTAAGATTTACAAATCGGTGGTCGAGCAGAAATGCCAGTTTCCTAAGAAGGCAAAAGACGCGGTGAAAGAACTGAAGAAGCTCGGCGTCACGGACGTCGCGAGCATTCCGCCGTCACCGGTGTTTGAGCCGCGTCAAAGCGCTGCGATCGAGCGCGTGATGAGACGCGGGCTTACCGCCGAACATCGCGGTCAATACGAATTGGCGGATCGTCTCTATATGCAGGCGCATCGCATGGACCCAGCTGATCCGACGCCGCTGCGCTATCTCGGTGAGAACTATCGGCACAACATCGGCGACTGGGACAAAGCCCGAAAAGTCTTCAACCAGATTCTGGATATGCCCGCCGATCCGCTTTCGCGCTCGGTCGCCTTACATGGACTCGGCAAGATGACTATCCATGACGGCGAGTTCAAGAAGGGTCTCACCTTCATGGAAAAGGCCGTGGCGGAATATCCGCTGGCGCTCGCTTATCGAAACCTCGCGGTCTTCTGGAATTCGGAAGGCGATCCAGCGAAGGGCAACGAATACACGCAACAGGCGCTGGCGCTCGACCCGAAGGATCCTTACAACATCGTATTCGCGGCGGTCTTCATGGCGGCGAACGGCGAGAAGGAAGAAGCGCTGAAGATTGCGCGCGAGAACATTAACTTGCTCCCGGCGTCGTACAACCTGGCGGCAATCTACGCGCAGAATGGTCAGAAAGAGAAAGCGCTTCAATTGCTGCGCCGTCACTTCTACGTGTACGAACGCTATCAGGCCGTGCGGGCGAAAGAGATGATGGAAGCGCGCGTCGATGCAATGTTCGATTCGATTCGCTTCGATCGCGACTTCATCGCGCTGACCCGCAACGCCGACGGCAAGCTGCCGGTGCCGATGAAAGGGATGCCGGCGACGCAGGCGATGCCGCATCGATAA
- a CDS encoding carboxypeptidase regulatory-like domain-containing protein, with protein sequence MKSFASLKYSLCSLLLLAAATTTHSQPNTGSIKGTVTDQLGGLVVAATVMAKDSKGATSTVTTDVNGNYEFRTLAAGNYDLTVTAEGFSTLEHRNVSVRSAKTSTVNLELVIGSVEQTVVVDNSIISTDADRNADAITLRQRELEALPNDPEAFAAALQALAGPPQGEGGGAQVKVDGFSNGQVPPKETIRKVRINQNPYAAENEYPGWGGIEIFTQPGTDKFHGGVSFNFNDESLNSRHPFAKVRAPFQTRQWGGSLTGPLVKKRASFTFYLNRYENFTNTVVNATILEPITLKPVGFNQIFVIPGASTNLGWRNDLKINKKHTLVSNYQYGRSSQDPQGIGGFSLPSRAYRTSNESHTLQITETALINERTINETRLQFSHRISRQTANNSLPGLNVSESFFGGGSQVGSASNKDDRVELQNFTSWTYGRHFLKVGGRLRYVRIVSISPSNFGGTYTFTGGVGPALDANDQIVPGAPAIQLTSIERYRRTLVFQRQNLSPTQIRLLGGGATQFSIAGGNPEADVAQTDVSFYFQDEWKVSPNFTLSPGLRYENQSNISSNFNLAPRIGFAWSPAFGKRNAGADGKSSTAKPGETKTASAPSPRSTVIRGGFGIFYSRIGENWTLLTNRFNGINQQLFNVTDPAVLNLFPLVPPVTLLNAFSVPGSRRVLDPRLAPEQIFRATIGMEHQFSKTLQFQLTYAHGETRRSVRTLNINAPLGGTFNPAIPTSGVRPFGLAAGNIYEYNSDGRSRYDSLSVGANGKIAGKIDFWTNYSLNYSRGNDWGTTGSPFDAYDYSNEWARANFDTRHWFSTGASYQSKSGFSVNTFIIANSGPPFNITTGRDTNGDTSFSERPAFATDLNKPGVVITPFGALDPNPTPGQQIIPRNFAQGPTFFSVNVGASKTFKFGRATPAKTAAIAATGTPAVVSATTAAPASPTPAAKPQRPYSLVLSVYVSNALNHTNRAAPVGNMASPFFLQSTNTSSMFIFGPGGTASSGGNRQVSVRARLSF encoded by the coding sequence ATGAAAAGCTTCGCATCCCTCAAATACTCACTTTGTAGTCTCCTGCTGCTCGCGGCCGCGACTACCACCCATTCACAACCGAACACCGGTTCAATCAAAGGCACAGTCACTGATCAGCTTGGTGGTCTTGTCGTCGCGGCAACCGTCATGGCTAAGGACAGTAAGGGCGCCACCAGCACGGTCACTACCGACGTGAATGGCAACTACGAATTCCGGACTCTCGCTGCGGGTAATTACGACCTGACCGTCACGGCTGAGGGGTTCAGCACGCTCGAACATAGAAACGTAAGCGTGCGCTCCGCGAAGACCTCGACGGTGAACCTGGAGCTGGTAATCGGCTCAGTTGAACAAACAGTCGTCGTCGACAACAGCATCATCAGCACCGATGCCGACCGTAATGCCGACGCGATCACGCTCCGTCAACGCGAGTTGGAAGCATTGCCGAATGATCCGGAAGCGTTCGCCGCCGCACTACAGGCGCTCGCTGGCCCACCACAGGGCGAAGGCGGGGGTGCACAAGTTAAGGTTGACGGATTTTCAAACGGCCAGGTACCGCCGAAGGAAACCATCCGCAAGGTTCGCATTAATCAAAATCCCTATGCCGCCGAAAATGAATATCCGGGTTGGGGAGGCATCGAGATTTTTACCCAGCCGGGCACCGACAAATTCCACGGTGGAGTATCTTTCAATTTCAACGACGAAAGTCTGAACTCAAGACATCCGTTTGCGAAAGTGCGCGCTCCGTTTCAGACGCGCCAGTGGGGAGGCAGCCTGACGGGACCGCTGGTGAAAAAGCGCGCCTCTTTTACTTTCTATCTCAATCGATACGAGAACTTCACGAACACCGTCGTCAATGCCACGATCCTGGAACCGATCACGCTGAAGCCAGTCGGGTTCAATCAGATTTTTGTCATTCCCGGAGCCTCGACCAATCTTGGCTGGCGAAACGATCTCAAGATCAACAAGAAGCACACGCTCGTTTCGAATTATCAATACGGGCGCTCGTCACAGGATCCTCAGGGTATCGGCGGATTCTCTTTGCCGTCACGCGCTTATCGCACTAGTAACGAATCACACACACTTCAGATTACTGAGACGGCGCTCATTAATGAGAGGACCATCAACGAGACTCGATTGCAGTTCAGTCACCGCATATCCCGGCAAACGGCCAATAATTCGTTGCCCGGGCTGAACGTCTCTGAATCGTTCTTCGGCGGCGGATCGCAGGTGGGTTCAGCCAGTAATAAAGATGATCGCGTGGAGTTGCAAAACTTTACGTCGTGGACTTACGGGCGTCACTTTCTGAAGGTGGGTGGACGGCTCAGGTATGTAAGAATTGTAAGCATCTCGCCGTCGAATTTCGGTGGCACTTACACGTTTACCGGCGGTGTCGGGCCCGCCCTCGATGCCAACGATCAAATCGTGCCGGGCGCTCCGGCGATTCAGCTAACCAGCATCGAGCGCTATCGCCGGACGCTCGTATTTCAAAGACAGAATCTCAGCCCGACACAAATCAGACTGCTCGGCGGTGGCGCAACTCAGTTCTCGATCGCCGGCGGTAATCCCGAAGCTGACGTCGCCCAGACAGACGTGAGTTTTTATTTTCAGGACGAATGGAAGGTCAGTCCAAATTTCACTTTGTCGCCGGGGCTGCGTTACGAAAACCAGAGCAACATCAGCAGCAATTTCAATCTGGCGCCCCGCATCGGGTTTGCCTGGTCGCCGGCGTTTGGTAAACGAAACGCCGGTGCCGATGGCAAGAGTTCGACCGCGAAGCCAGGCGAAACGAAAACCGCATCCGCCCCCAGTCCGCGGAGCACGGTAATCCGCGGCGGCTTTGGCATCTTTTACTCACGAATCGGTGAGAACTGGACGCTGCTGACGAACCGTTTCAACGGTATCAACCAACAGCTGTTCAACGTTACCGACCCGGCCGTCCTGAATTTGTTTCCGTTAGTGCCGCCGGTGACTCTGTTGAATGCTTTTTCGGTGCCCGGATCCCGTCGCGTCCTCGATCCCCGCCTTGCGCCGGAACAAATTTTCCGGGCGACTATTGGCATGGAACACCAGTTCTCGAAGACACTTCAGTTTCAATTAACCTATGCGCATGGCGAGACAAGACGTTCGGTGCGCACCTTGAATATCAATGCGCCGTTGGGTGGGACCTTCAATCCCGCAATTCCTACCAGCGGTGTGCGGCCCTTCGGTCTCGCGGCGGGCAACATATACGAATATAACTCTGATGGCCGCTCGAGATACGACAGCCTGAGCGTAGGGGCGAACGGCAAAATTGCCGGGAAGATCGATTTTTGGACGAACTACTCATTGAATTATTCGCGCGGTAACGATTGGGGGACTACCGGGTCGCCTTTCGACGCGTACGATTACAGTAACGAGTGGGCCCGCGCGAACTTTGACACGCGCCACTGGTTTTCGACCGGCGCAAGTTATCAATCCAAGTCCGGCTTCAGCGTGAACACATTCATCATTGCGAATTCCGGTCCACCGTTCAATATCACGACCGGACGCGACACGAACGGCGATACTTCATTTTCCGAGCGGCCGGCGTTCGCCACCGATTTGAACAAACCCGGAGTGGTGATCACCCCGTTCGGGGCGCTGGATCCGAATCCGACGCCAGGGCAACAAATAATCCCGCGCAACTTTGCGCAGGGGCCGACTTTCTTTTCCGTGAACGTGGGCGCGTCAAAGACTTTCAAGTTCGGACGCGCGACTCCAGCAAAAACGGCCGCCATCGCCGCGACCGGTACACCGGCGGTGGTCTCGGCGACAACCGCTGCGCCGGCCAGCCCCACGCCTGCCGCAAAGCCGCAAAGACCTTATTCTCTGGTTTTGTCGGTCTATGTGAGCAATGCGCTGAATCACACAAACAGGGCCGCGCCGGTGGGAAACATGGCTTCACCTTTCTTCCTGCAGTCGACTAATACTTCCAGCATGTTCATTTTCGGACCCGGTGGCACCGCTTCATCGGGCGGCAATCGCCAGGTTAGCGTGCGCGCCAGGCTCAGCTTCTAA